One part of the Desulfonema ishimotonii genome encodes these proteins:
- a CDS encoding SDR family oxidoreductase, which yields MEIREPRIEREQILMLEDEDFNSDHVCIVTGCGTGIGRATAVAAAANGLKVAGLDINAEAAERTREIAGEMGGEMVFIRTDLCQDGDIEDAVVAAAELGTIKYLANIAGIQHIDSVENFPMEKYDLMQRLMLRAPFYLSKRVIPHIKKSSNGKGAIGHMASVHAHICTVNKPVYNITKFGLKALAQSISAEGRGKIRSFTVSTGFVQTPLALGQVPAQAEQRGITPEEVVRDVMLGASRVKEMMTPIEVGNLFMYGFSRFAKYLVGGDLLFDGGMVLTY from the coding sequence ATGGAAATCAGGGAGCCGAGAATTGAGCGGGAACAGATTTTAATGCTCGAAGATGAGGATTTCAATTCCGATCATGTCTGTATTGTGACCGGCTGCGGCACCGGTATCGGGCGGGCAACCGCTGTGGCGGCGGCGGCAAACGGGCTGAAGGTCGCGGGCCTGGATATCAACGCGGAGGCGGCCGAACGAACCCGCGAGATTGCCGGGGAGATGGGCGGTGAAATGGTCTTCATCCGAACCGATCTGTGCCAGGACGGCGATATTGAAGACGCGGTCGTTGCCGCAGCAGAGCTGGGAACCATCAAATATCTTGCCAATATCGCCGGGATTCAGCATATCGACTCGGTGGAAAATTTTCCCATGGAGAAATATGATCTCATGCAGCGGCTGATGCTCCGTGCGCCCTTCTACCTCTCCAAACGGGTTATCCCCCACATAAAAAAGAGCAGCAACGGAAAGGGGGCCATCGGCCACATGGCCTCGGTCCACGCCCATATCTGCACGGTCAACAAGCCGGTGTACAACATTACCAAGTTCGGGTTAAAGGCCCTGGCCCAGTCCATTTCCGCCGAAGGTAGGGGGAAGATCCGCTCCTTCACGGTCAGCACCGGCTTTGTTCAGACGCCGCTGGCCCTTGGACAGGTTCCGGCACAGGCCGAACAGCGGGGCATTACGCCTGAGGAAGTGGTCCGGGATGTGATGCTGGGCGCGTCGCGGGTCAAGGAGATGATGACGCCCATCGAAGTCGGCAACCTGTTCATGTACGGCTTCTCACGGTTTGCCAAATACCTGGTGGGCGGCGACCTCCTTTTTGACGGCGGGATGGTCCTGACCTACTGA
- a CDS encoding EFR1 family ferrodoxin (N-terminal region resembles flavodoxins. C-terminal ferrodoxin region binds two 4Fe-4S clusters.), whose amino-acid sequence MKTLMICFSQTGNTRKIGDYIRDGITEETGQCDMTDLKDSDIASLSDYDLVGIGAPVFYYKEPFNVGDFLESLPELKGQHWFVFCTHGNIIGNFFPSVTEKLRKKGAVVIGFHNSYANITVPFYPRPSYTSGHPDEHDFEQAKAFGRKIVKRSRRITGPDSDLIPAPGPVSSEEWLQDAHDITREYVGRFMPKLSLDTETCNKCHICEEICPVQGISVEADPPRIQEPCIYCWRCVNICPTLSIGADWDMIVSMAPEYYARYRKELDKVSARGEFRWLTDPETIDFSEPLYKQRERKLKNRKNKCS is encoded by the coding sequence TTGAAGACATTGATGATATGCTTTTCCCAGACCGGCAATACGCGTAAAATCGGCGATTACATCCGAGACGGCATCACGGAAGAGACAGGCCAGTGTGATATGACGGATCTGAAGGATTCGGACATAGCGTCCCTGTCAGATTATGATCTTGTCGGCATCGGCGCGCCCGTGTTTTATTACAAGGAGCCTTTCAATGTCGGGGATTTCCTGGAATCACTGCCTGAATTAAAGGGGCAGCACTGGTTCGTATTTTGCACTCATGGAAATATCATCGGGAACTTTTTCCCGTCAGTGACGGAGAAGCTGAGGAAAAAAGGGGCTGTTGTCATAGGGTTTCATAATTCTTATGCAAACATCACCGTGCCCTTCTATCCCCGTCCGAGCTATACTTCCGGTCATCCGGACGAACATGATTTTGAGCAGGCAAAAGCCTTTGGCAGAAAAATCGTAAAACGCAGTCGTCGGATCACAGGGCCTGACAGCGATCTGATTCCCGCTCCGGGCCCTGTGTCTTCCGAAGAGTGGCTTCAGGATGCCCACGACATTACCCGGGAATATGTGGGCCGGTTTATGCCGAAACTCAGCCTTGATACCGAAACCTGCAACAAGTGCCATATATGCGAGGAGATCTGTCCTGTGCAGGGCATCAGCGTGGAGGCTGATCCGCCTCGCATACAGGAACCCTGTATTTATTGCTGGCGATGCGTAAATATCTGTCCGACACTTTCCATCGGGGCTGACTGGGATATGATTGTTTCCATGGCTCCCGAATACTATGCCCGGTATCGGAAAGAGCTGGATAAAGTCTCAGCCAGGGGCGAATTCCGATGGCTGACGGATCCTGAAACAATTGATTTCAGTGAGCCCCTTTACAAACAGCGCGAACGTAAACTTAAAAATAGAAAAAATAAATGTTCGTGA
- a CDS encoding DUF4198 domain-containing protein, with protein MKKRFLSVFVTLAAICAASASGYAHEFIVKPVQLNAEPGHKLPFSVVSAHVFMISEEVEPIEQVEVSYVNGSGKTDLRLVQNDMLLTLDGSAELKDEGTAILCGHRKGVIWTQTTTGWKQAGKKECKGVISSGKYEKFCKTLVNVGKADDGYKKVMGHRLEIVPVSSPAETVVGKDLAFKVLYDGKPLSASVYATYDGFSNNPNTYAYFTECDEEGIARVRITRPGTWMVRVQHKLEEPTADYDAHVMRAVLVFGVN; from the coding sequence ATGAAGAAGCGTTTTCTGTCCGTTTTCGTAACGTTGGCCGCAATCTGTGCGGCTTCAGCCTCTGGTTATGCCCATGAATTTATTGTCAAACCGGTTCAGCTCAACGCTGAGCCGGGCCATAAACTTCCGTTCAGCGTGGTATCGGCCCATGTATTCATGATCAGCGAAGAGGTTGAGCCCATAGAACAGGTTGAGGTTTCATATGTCAACGGCAGTGGCAAGACCGATCTCAGGCTGGTGCAGAATGACATGCTGCTGACCCTGGACGGCTCTGCGGAGCTGAAGGACGAGGGGACCGCCATTCTCTGCGGACACCGGAAGGGCGTGATCTGGACCCAGACGACCACCGGCTGGAAACAGGCAGGCAAAAAGGAATGTAAGGGCGTCATCAGCAGCGGAAAGTATGAGAAGTTCTGCAAGACCCTGGTGAACGTGGGAAAGGCCGACGACGGCTATAAAAAAGTCATGGGCCACAGGCTGGAGATCGTGCCGGTTTCCAGCCCCGCCGAAACGGTTGTGGGAAAAGATCTGGCCTTCAAAGTGCTGTACGACGGCAAGCCCCTCTCCGCAAGCGTCTATGCCACCTATGACGGGTTCAGCAACAATCCCAATACCTATGCCTATTTTACCGAGTGTGATGAAGAGGGGATTGCCAGGGTCAGGATCACCCGCCCCGGCACCTGGATGGTCCGGGTTCAGCACAAGCTGGAGGAACCCACGGCGGATTATGATGCCCATGTCATGCGGGCTGTTCTGGTCTTCGGGGTAAATTAA
- a CDS encoding DMT family transporter, with amino-acid sequence MSSLRKSTILSRMFRFWPMRLFSLNTGRDSRQKSDSQVLSAYIAVLVAAACWGMSGVFVKMVSSSCEISAIALAFWRDTVTFVIFLAYGFITAPRKLMLEKQYLPGMIGMGISLGLFHTFYNLGILINGVAVTTIQQASMPAIVSVVAWYFWKEHLGRGKICAIFLTFAGTVLTVDFSSFGGTGREWHSLIPGLSVPVFYAAWNLFGKKNRGHYDTHIVLTFAFGFAALMLLFVQPFTTQPFPLKPDTLLWFAGLIGVSTVIAFLLYTFGLGRIPASMATILAMSEIVFAGACGYFFLGEAMSLLQLSGSALVIIGVLYLFRTG; translated from the coding sequence ATGTCCTCCCTTCGAAAATCAACCATCCTGTCGCGCATGTTCCGCTTCTGGCCAATGCGTCTGTTTTCCCTGAACACCGGCAGAGATTCCCGGCAGAAATCCGATTCCCAGGTTCTGTCCGCCTACATCGCCGTGCTGGTTGCGGCTGCCTGCTGGGGCATGTCCGGGGTGTTTGTGAAAATGGTTAGCAGTTCATGTGAAATCTCCGCCATTGCCCTGGCCTTTTGGCGGGACACGGTTACATTTGTCATCTTTCTGGCATATGGTTTTATAACAGCTCCCCGGAAACTGATGCTCGAAAAACAGTATCTGCCCGGCATGATCGGCATGGGCATCAGCCTGGGGCTGTTTCACACCTTTTACAACCTTGGCATCCTTATCAATGGCGTGGCAGTCACCACGATTCAGCAGGCGTCCATGCCGGCCATTGTCAGCGTGGTGGCCTGGTATTTTTGGAAAGAGCACCTGGGCCGGGGCAAAATATGCGCCATTTTTCTCACATTCGCGGGAACGGTTCTCACCGTGGATTTCAGCTCCTTCGGGGGAACGGGCCGTGAATGGCACAGCCTGATTCCGGGGCTTTCGGTGCCTGTTTTTTATGCGGCTTGGAATCTGTTCGGAAAGAAAAACCGGGGGCACTATGACACCCATATCGTACTGACTTTTGCCTTCGGATTTGCGGCCCTCATGCTCCTGTTTGTCCAGCCTTTCACCACCCAGCCCTTTCCCCTGAAACCCGACACCCTCTTATGGTTCGCCGGGCTGATCGGGGTTTCCACTGTTATTGCTTTTTTGCTCTACACCTTTGGCCTGGGGCGGATACCGGCCAGCATGGCCACGATTCTGGCCATGTCCGAAATCGTATTTGCCGGGGCCTGCGGCTATTTTTTTCTGGGCGAGGCCATGAGCCTGCTCCAGCTTTCAGGTTCGGCCCTGGTCATCATCGGTGTTTTGTATTTGTTCCGAACCGGTTGA